The nucleotide window GCTTCGCTCAAACAACCGCAGCGAGTCAGTTCACGAAGCATGCGCGACTTCGCGCATGCCACCCCACCAGCGCCTCGCCCCAGGCGCAGCCTGAAAGGGGGTGGAGACGATCCGGGCCATCGCTACGCTCGGCCTGGACTTCGCGGCGCGCAGCGCCCGCGCCCGCGAGGCCGAGCGTAGCGATGGCCCGTGTCGGGTTTCAACCCCCTTCTGGCCGTACCGAGGAGCGCAGGGGGTGGGGCGGGCGCGTGTGCCGAAGGACACACGCGCTTCGTGATCTGACTTGCCGCGTCTGTTTGAACGGAGCGCCGCAGGCGCGCAGTGAGTTACGCGGCACCGCCCCACGCCCGAGCACCGCAGGCTGCCCCTTCGCTTTAGCGAAGGGGATACGGGCAGCAGGGGCGTGCTTCTTTTGCTTCCTTTTCTTGCACGAGCAAGAAAAGGGAGTCGCCCGCCGGGGCGAGTCCCGGCCCCGGGAAACAAAGCCAAAAACAGAGAAAAAACCGCCGCAAACCCAAGCCCAGAAAGCGCCACAAGCTATCAAAAAACAAGCAACACCTTGAAAGGCATTGCAACGCCGCAGACCACCCGAGTCCGCAGATGCACGCGGCGCGATGATTCGTGCAGATGGCATGGACGTCTCCACCTACACCGCCGTTGATGGCGCTGGCCCATGAATCGATACAAAGTGGGGCCTCGCGGTAACGGCATCAAAGTGCCAAAGTGGAAGTTCGTCGCAACCACTGGAGAACCGGAGGCCCCACCATGCAATCTACCGCAACGCTGCCAGTCATCGGAATGGATATTGCCAAGAACGTGTTCCAGCTGCACGTAACGGACGCAGAGACCGGCGAGGTCACACGACACAAACTCAGGCGTGACCGGGTTACCACGTTCTTTGCCAATCGTCACAGCTCGCTTGTCGCGATGGAGGCCTGTGGCGGTGCACACCATTGGGCCAGAACGCTGCAGGCACTGGGGCATGAAGTGAAGCTGCTGCCTGCCAGACATGTCCGTCCCTTTGTCCTGCGCGACAAGACCGATGCCCGTGATGCCCAGGCCATCTGGGTCGCGGCCCAGCAACCTCACATCAAGGCCGTGCCGGTCAAGAACGAGCAGCAGCAAGCCTGTCTGACCCTGCACCGCATGCGTGCTCAGCTCATGAAGGTGCGCATCATGCAAACCAACGCGTTGCGCGGCTTGCTCTACGAGTTCGGCATCGTGCTGCCCGAGGGGCATCGCGTGTTGCTCAAGCACATTCACGACGAACTGGCCAAAGCCCAGGAACAGGCGAAGCTGCCCGAGGTGGTGGTTGTCAGCGTTCAGGATCAACTGCGTCGCATCGACAGTCTGCAGGACGACATCGACCAGTTGGACAAACGCCTGGCTTCGATGGTCAAGCAGAACCAGCACATGCAGGCACTGCAAGCCATCCCGGGCATCGGTCCGTTGACCGCGACAGCCTTGGTGTCCACAGCGACCGATCTGTCCAGCTTCGATTCGGGCAGGCAGTTTGCCGCCTGGCTGGGTCTGACGCCCCGACAGACTGGCACCGGCGGGAAGACCCGGCAGTTGGGGATCTCCAAGCGCGGCGACCCCTATGTGAGGACCATGTTGATGCACGGTGCTCGCTCGGTCATTGCCAGAAGTCAGCGAAGCGGCTGGACCGAGCGGCTTTTACTGCGCCGCCCCTACAGCGTAGTGGTCGCAGCACTGGCCAACAAAC belongs to Acidovorax sp. YS12 and includes:
- a CDS encoding IS110 family transposase, with protein sequence MQSTATLPVIGMDIAKNVFQLHVTDAETGEVTRHKLRRDRVTTFFANRHSSLVAMEACGGAHHWARTLQALGHEVKLLPARHVRPFVLRDKTDARDAQAIWVAAQQPHIKAVPVKNEQQQACLTLHRMRAQLMKVRIMQTNALRGLLYEFGIVLPEGHRVLLKHIHDELAKAQEQAKLPEVVVVSVQDQLRRIDSLQDDIDQLDKRLASMVKQNQHMQALQAIPGIGPLTATALVSTATDLSSFDSGRQFAAWLGLTPRQTGTGGKTRQLGISKRGDPYVRTMLMHGARSVIARSQRSGWTERLLLRRPYSVVVAALANKLARTAWAVLVKGKTFDPVRWNPVDIAAA